A genomic stretch from Pseudomonas sp. MUP55 includes:
- a CDS encoding DeoR/GlpR family transcriptional regulator yields the protein MNLPPRQQQILELVRERGYVSIEEMAQLFVVTPQTIRRDINQLADANLLRRYHGGAAYDSSVENTAYAMRADQMRDEKQRIAEAIAAQIPDHASLFINIGTTTESIARALLNHNHLKIITNNLNVATMLSAKDDFDVLLTGGNVRRDGGVVGQASVDFINQFKVDFALVGISGIDEDGSLLDFDYQEVRVSQAIIANARQVILAADSSKFGRNAMIRLGPISLVDCLVTDQQPVPALVQLLNQHKVRLEVV from the coding sequence ATGAATCTGCCTCCCCGCCAACAACAAATCCTCGAACTGGTCCGCGAACGCGGTTACGTCAGTATCGAGGAAATGGCGCAGCTATTCGTTGTCACCCCGCAAACCATCCGCCGCGATATCAACCAGCTGGCGGACGCCAATCTGCTGCGCCGCTACCACGGCGGCGCGGCCTATGACTCCAGCGTCGAGAACACCGCCTACGCCATGCGTGCCGATCAGATGCGCGACGAAAAGCAGCGCATCGCCGAAGCCATCGCGGCGCAGATTCCCGATCACGCCTCGTTGTTCATCAATATCGGCACCACCACCGAATCCATCGCCCGTGCGCTGCTCAACCACAACCACCTGAAAATCATCACCAACAACCTCAACGTCGCCACCATGCTCAGCGCGAAGGATGACTTCGATGTGTTGCTGACCGGCGGCAATGTGCGCCGTGACGGCGGCGTGGTTGGCCAGGCCAGTGTCGATTTCATCAACCAGTTCAAGGTCGACTTTGCGCTGGTGGGGATCAGCGGCATCGATGAGGATGGCAGCCTGTTGGACTTCGATTATCAGGAAGTTCGCGTGTCCCAGGCGATCATCGCCAATGCACGCCAAGTGATTCTGGCGGCGGACTCCAGCAAGTTCGGGCGCAACGCCATGATTCGCCTGGGGCCGATCAGTCTGGTGGACTGCCTGGTGACCGACCAGCAACCGGTGCCGGCGCTGGTGCAGTTGTTGAATCAGCACAAGGTTCGGCTGGAAGTGGTATAG
- the glpK gene encoding glycerol kinase GlpK, translating into MTDLQNKNYIIALDQGTTSSRAIIFDRDANVVCTAQREFVQHYPQPGWVEHDPMEIFATQSAVMVEALAQAGLHHDQVAAIGITNQRETTVVWDKLTGRPIYNAIVWQCRRSTEICQQLKRDGHEQYISDSTGLVTDPYFSGTKLKWILDNVEGSRERARNGELLFGTVDSWLIWKFTGGKTHVTDYTNASRTMLFNIHTLEWDAKMLEILDIPREMLPQVKSSSEIYGRTKSGIAIGGIAGDQQAALFGQMCVEAGQAKNTYGTGCFLLMNTGDKAVKSKHGMLTTIACGPRGEVAYALEGAVFNGGSTVQWLRDELKIINDAHDTEYFAGKVKDSNGVYLVPAFTGLGAPYWDPYARGALFGLTRGVRVDHIIRAALESIAYQTRDVLDAMQQDSGERLKALRVDGGAVANNFLMQFQADILGTQVERPQMRETTALGAAYLAGLACGFWSSLDELRGKAVIEREFEPQLDEAAKEKLYAGWQKAVSRTRDWEPHEGAE; encoded by the coding sequence ATGACCGACCTTCAGAATAAGAACTACATCATTGCCCTTGATCAGGGCACCACCAGTTCCCGCGCGATCATCTTCGACCGTGACGCCAACGTGGTGTGCACCGCCCAGCGTGAATTCGTCCAGCATTACCCGCAGCCCGGCTGGGTCGAGCATGACCCGATGGAAATCTTCGCCACCCAGAGCGCGGTGATGGTCGAGGCACTGGCTCAGGCCGGCCTGCACCATGACCAGGTCGCCGCCATCGGCATCACCAACCAGCGCGAAACCACCGTGGTGTGGGACAAGCTCACCGGCCGCCCGATCTACAACGCCATTGTCTGGCAGTGCCGCCGCAGCACCGAGATCTGCCAGCAGCTCAAGCGCGACGGCCACGAGCAATACATCAGCGACAGCACAGGCCTGGTTACCGACCCGTACTTCTCCGGCACCAAACTCAAGTGGATCCTCGACAACGTCGAAGGCAGCCGCGAACGTGCGCGCAACGGCGAGCTGCTGTTCGGCACCGTCGACAGCTGGCTGATCTGGAAATTTACCGGTGGCAAGACCCACGTCACCGATTACACCAACGCTTCGCGCACCATGCTCTTCAACATCCATACCCTGGAGTGGGATGCGAAGATGCTCGAGATTCTGGACATTCCGCGGGAAATGCTGCCGCAAGTGAAGTCGTCGTCCGAAATCTACGGTCGCACCAAAAGCGGCATCGCCATTGGCGGCATTGCCGGTGACCAGCAAGCCGCGCTGTTCGGCCAGATGTGCGTCGAAGCAGGCCAGGCCAAGAACACCTACGGCACCGGCTGCTTCCTGCTGATGAACACCGGCGACAAAGCGGTGAAATCCAAGCATGGCATGCTCACTACCATCGCCTGCGGTCCACGTGGCGAAGTGGCCTACGCGCTGGAAGGCGCTGTCTTCAACGGCGGTTCTACCGTGCAGTGGTTGCGTGACGAGCTGAAAATCATCAACGACGCCCACGACACCGAATACTTCGCCGGCAAGGTCAAGGACAGCAATGGCGTATACCTGGTGCCGGCCTTCACCGGTCTGGGCGCGCCCTACTGGGACCCGTATGCCCGAGGCGCACTGTTCGGCCTGACCCGTGGCGTACGCGTGGATCACATCATTCGCGCAGCCCTTGAGTCGATCGCCTACCAGACCCGTGACGTACTCGACGCCATGCAACAGGACTCGGGCGAACGCCTCAAGGCCCTGCGCGTGGACGGCGGCGCCGTGGCCAACAACTTCCTGATGCAGTTCCAGGCCGACATCCTCGGCACCCAGGTCGAGCGCCCGCAAATGCGTGAAACCACAGCGCTCGGCGCCGCCTACCTGGCGGGCCTGGCCTGCGGCTTCTGGAGCAGCCTGGACGAATTGCGCGGCAAAGCCGTGATCGAGCGCGAATTCGAACCACAGCTGGATGAGGCAGCCAAAGAGAAGCTCTACGCAGGCTGGCAAAAAGCAGTCAGCCGCACCCGCGACTGGGAACCGCACGAAGGCGCCGAATAA
- a CDS encoding MIP/aquaporin family protein produces the protein MTTALQQPSLSSQCMAEFLGTALLIFFGTGCVAALKVAGASFGLWEISIIWGVGVSMAIYLSAGISGAHLNPAVSIALCIFADFEKRKLPFYILAQIAGAFCSAALVYTLYSNLFFDYEQTHHMVRGSQASLELASVFSTYPHALLSTAQAFLVEMVITAILMGVIMALTDDNNGLPRGPLAPLLIGLLIAVIGSAMGPLTGFAMNPARDFGPKLMTFFAGWGEMAFTGGRDIPYFLVPIFAPIVGACLGAAAYRGLIARHLPSAAPAIAETPDTAVNGKTRIS, from the coding sequence ATGACAACTGCTCTTCAACAGCCTTCACTTTCGAGCCAATGCATGGCCGAATTCCTCGGCACTGCGCTGCTGATCTTCTTCGGTACCGGCTGCGTCGCTGCGCTCAAGGTCGCGGGTGCGAGCTTTGGCTTGTGGGAAATCAGCATTATCTGGGGGGTCGGCGTGAGCATGGCGATCTACCTGAGTGCAGGTATTTCCGGGGCTCACCTCAATCCGGCGGTCAGTATCGCCCTGTGTATTTTCGCCGATTTCGAAAAGCGCAAACTGCCCTTTTATATCCTTGCCCAAATCGCCGGCGCCTTCTGTTCCGCCGCGCTGGTGTACACGCTCTACAGCAATCTTTTTTTCGATTACGAACAAACCCACCACATGGTACGTGGCTCCCAGGCCAGCCTGGAGCTGGCTTCGGTGTTCTCCACCTATCCTCATGCCTTGCTAAGCACCGCCCAGGCATTCCTGGTGGAAATGGTCATCACCGCGATCCTGATGGGCGTGATCATGGCCCTGACCGACGATAACAATGGCCTGCCACGCGGCCCGTTGGCCCCACTGCTGATTGGCCTGCTGATCGCCGTCATCGGCAGCGCCATGGGCCCATTGACCGGCTTTGCGATGAATCCGGCGCGGGATTTCGGCCCCAAGCTGATGACCTTTTTCGCGGGTTGGGGTGAAATGGCCTTTACTGGCGGTCGCGATATTCCTTACTTCCTGGTACCGATTTTCGCGCCGATTGTCGGCGCATGCCTTGGCGCTGCAGCGTACCGCGGGCTGATTGCCCGTCACCTGCCCAGCGCCGCACCTGCTATAGCTGAAACACCTGACACGGCTGTCAACGGCAAAACCCGTATTTCCTGA
- the ybaK gene encoding Cys-tRNA(Pro) deacylase, with protein MTPALDLLKKVRAEHRVHSYEHDPKAASYGLEAAEKLSLDPAQVFKTLLASSEKGELLVAVVPVVGSLDLKALAHAAGVKKVEMADPAAAQRSTGYLLGGISPLGQKKRLRTFIDVTAQPFATIFVSAGRRGLEVELAASVLAEHTQATFAPIGRA; from the coding sequence ATGACCCCTGCCTTGGACCTGTTGAAAAAAGTTCGCGCCGAACATCGTGTCCACAGTTATGAACACGATCCCAAGGCGGCTTCGTATGGCCTGGAGGCCGCGGAGAAATTGAGCCTGGACCCGGCGCAGGTATTCAAGACGTTGCTCGCCAGCAGTGAGAAGGGCGAACTGCTGGTGGCGGTGGTGCCGGTCGTCGGAAGTCTGGACCTCAAAGCCCTGGCGCATGCGGCAGGCGTCAAGAAAGTCGAAATGGCCGACCCGGCGGCGGCGCAGCGGTCCACGGGTTACCTGCTGGGCGGTATCAGCCCGTTGGGGCAGAAGAAGCGCTTGCGCACCTTCATCGATGTGACGGCGCAGCCGTTTGCGACGATTTTCGTGAGTGCTGGGCGCAGGGGGTTGGAAGTTGAGTTGGCGGCCAGCGTGTTGGCTGAACACACCCAAGCCACTTTCGCACCGATTGGCCGGGCCTGA
- a CDS encoding ABC transporter ATP-binding protein has protein sequence MSQPLLLNLRNLACGYQDQRVVQNLNLHLNAGDIGCLLGSSGCGKTTTLRAIAGFEPVHEGEISLAGEVISSAGFTLAPEKRRIGMVFQDYALFPHLSVADNIAFGIRKHPHKDRVVAELLELVNLKDLGKRFPHELSGGQQQRVALARALAPEPQLLLLDEPFSNLDGELRRKLSHEVRDILKARGTSAILVTHDQEEAFAVSDHVGVFKEGRLEQWDTPYNLYHEPQTPYVASFIGQGYFIRGQLNSPESVSTELGELRGNRAYTWPTGGAVDVLLRPDDIVYAPDSALKARIVGKTFLGASTLYRLQLPTGAQLESIFPSHVDQQMGADVGIRVAAEHLVLFQA, from the coding sequence ATGAGCCAGCCATTACTGCTGAACCTGCGCAATCTGGCATGCGGCTATCAAGATCAACGGGTGGTGCAGAACCTCAATCTGCACCTCAACGCCGGCGACATCGGTTGCCTGCTGGGCTCGTCGGGCTGCGGCAAGACCACCACCTTGCGCGCGATTGCCGGGTTCGAGCCGGTGCACGAAGGCGAAATCAGCCTGGCGGGCGAAGTGATCTCCAGTGCCGGTTTCACACTGGCCCCGGAGAAACGTCGTATCGGCATGGTGTTTCAGGACTACGCGCTGTTTCCTCATCTGAGCGTGGCCGACAACATCGCCTTCGGCATTCGCAAGCACCCGCACAAAGACCGTGTAGTCGCCGAACTGCTGGAACTGGTCAACCTGAAAGACTTGGGTAAACGCTTCCCCCACGAGCTTTCCGGTGGTCAGCAGCAACGCGTCGCCCTTGCCCGCGCCTTGGCGCCGGAACCGCAACTGCTGCTGCTGGACGAACCCTTTTCCAACCTCGATGGCGAACTACGCCGCAAGCTCAGCCATGAAGTGCGCGACATTCTCAAGGCACGCGGCACCAGCGCGATCCTGGTCACCCATGATCAGGAAGAAGCCTTCGCCGTCAGCGACCACGTGGGGGTTTTCAAGGAGGGTCGTCTGGAGCAATGGGACACGCCCTATAACCTCTATCACGAACCGCAGACGCCGTACGTGGCCAGCTTTATCGGCCAGGGTTACTTCATTCGTGGCCAATTGAATTCGCCCGAATCGGTCAGCACCGAACTGGGCGAGCTGCGTGGCAACCGCGCCTACACCTGGCCGACGGGCGGTGCGGTGGACGTGTTGCTGCGCCCGGATGACATCGTTTACGCGCCGGACAGTGCGCTCAAAGCACGGATTGTCGGCAAGACCTTCCTCGGCGCGTCCACGCTATACCGCCTGCAACTACCGACGGGCGCACAGCTGGAGTCGATTTTCCCCAGCCATGTCGATCAGCAGATGGGCGCGGATGTGGGCATTCGGGTGGCCGCCGAGCATTTGGTGTTGTTCCAGGCATAA
- the argF gene encoding ornithine carbamoyltransferase: MSARHFLSLMDCTPEELVSVIRRGIELKDLRKRGVLFEPLKNRVLGMIFEKSSTRTRLSFEAGMIQLGGQAIFLSPRDTQLGRGEPISDCAIVMSRMLDAVMIRTFAHSTLTEFAANSRVPVINGLSDDLHPCQLLADMQTFLEHRGSIQGKTVAWIGDGNNMCNSYIEAAIQFDFHLRIACPEGYEPSAEFMAKADGRVQLLRDPKDAVVGAHLVSTDVWTSMGQEDETAKRLARFAPFQVTRALLDLAAPDVLFMHCLPAHRGEEISLDLLDDPRSVAWDQAENRLHAQKALLEFLVPPSYHHA; this comes from the coding sequence ATGAGCGCAAGGCACTTTCTCTCCCTGATGGATTGCACGCCCGAAGAGCTGGTCAGCGTGATCCGTCGAGGCATTGAGCTTAAAGACCTGCGTAAACGCGGCGTACTGTTTGAGCCTTTGAAAAACCGTGTACTGGGGATGATCTTCGAGAAGTCCTCGACCCGCACCCGCTTGTCCTTCGAAGCCGGCATGATTCAACTGGGCGGCCAGGCGATCTTCCTGTCGCCGCGCGATACCCAATTGGGCCGTGGCGAGCCGATCAGCGATTGCGCCATCGTGATGTCGCGCATGCTCGATGCGGTGATGATCCGTACCTTTGCCCACAGCACCTTGACCGAATTTGCCGCCAACTCGCGCGTGCCCGTGATCAACGGCCTGTCCGATGACCTGCACCCGTGCCAGTTGCTGGCCGACATGCAAACCTTCCTCGAACACCGCGGCTCGATCCAGGGCAAGACCGTGGCCTGGATCGGCGACGGCAATAATATGTGCAACAGCTATATAGAAGCTGCCATCCAGTTCGACTTCCACCTGCGTATCGCCTGCCCGGAGGGTTACGAGCCAAGCGCCGAGTTCATGGCCAAGGCCGATGGTCGCGTGCAACTGCTGCGCGATCCGAAAGATGCGGTGGTCGGCGCACACCTGGTCAGCACCGACGTCTGGACCTCCATGGGTCAGGAAGACGAAACCGCCAAGCGCCTGGCCCGGTTCGCGCCGTTCCAGGTGACCCGCGCCCTGCTCGACCTTGCCGCGCCGGACGTGCTGTTCATGCACTGCCTGCCCGCACACCGTGGCGAAGAAATCAGCCTGGACCTGCTCGACGACCCACGTTCGGTCGCCTGGGACCAGGCTGAAAACCGTCTGCATGCGCAAAAGGCCCTGCTCGAATTTCTCGTCCCACCGTCGTACCACCACGCATGA
- a CDS encoding molybdopterin oxidoreductase family protein — MTKTLHHRACHLCEAICGLTLETTQDETGSLAITSIKGDPLDTFSRGHICPKAVALQDIQNDPDRLHQPMLRVGSEWQPIPWEDAFALVAERLAGIQARHGQNAVAVYQGNPSVHNYGLMTHSNYFLGLLKTRNRYSATSVDQLPHHLSSHLMYGHGLLLPIPDIDHTDFMLILGGNPLASNGSIMTVPDVEKRLKAIQARGGKVVVVDPRRSETAAIADQHLFVRPGGDAALLFGLLNTLFAEGLTRASHLPVEGLDDVRQAIAGFTAEAMSPQCAVPAEQIRQLARDFAAADKAVCYGRMGVSTQAFGTLCHWLVQLINLVTGNLDRVGGALCTTPAVDLVASTGGGHFNRWQSRVSGRPEYGGELPVSALAEEMLTEGEGQIRALVTVAGNPVLSTPNGRQLEQALDGLEFMVSVDLYINETTRYADLILPSTSALENDHYDTTFNMFAVRNVTRFNRAILPKPEGALHDWEIFVGLAKAFAAHTGVALKPTMPPAQMIDFGLRAGTYGDASPHKLSVAMLADHPHGVDLGPLTPNLAARLKTVDGKVQAAPSVIMADLARFAAQPLPVANELLLIGRRHVRSNNSWMHNYHRLVKGKPRHQLLMHPDDLADRQLSDGQRVRVSSRIGMVEVEVVASLDMMPGVVSLPHGWGHGRPGVQMSIASSQPGASANDLTDERQLDELSGNAALNGVPVKVAAA, encoded by the coding sequence ATGACCAAGACTCTCCATCACCGTGCCTGCCACCTGTGCGAAGCCATTTGCGGCCTTACCCTGGAAACCACCCAGGACGAAACCGGCAGCCTGGCGATTACGTCGATCAAGGGCGACCCGCTGGATACTTTCAGTCGAGGGCATATCTGCCCCAAAGCGGTGGCGTTGCAGGACATCCAGAATGATCCGGACCGCCTGCACCAGCCGATGCTGCGGGTGGGCAGCGAATGGCAACCGATCCCGTGGGAAGACGCCTTTGCGCTGGTAGCCGAACGTCTTGCGGGCATCCAGGCCCGGCACGGGCAGAATGCCGTGGCGGTGTATCAGGGCAACCCCAGCGTGCACAACTACGGGCTGATGACCCACAGCAACTACTTTCTTGGCTTGCTCAAAACACGTAATCGCTACTCGGCGACGTCGGTAGACCAATTGCCCCATCACCTCTCCAGTCACTTGATGTACGGCCATGGCCTGTTGCTGCCGATTCCGGACATCGACCACACCGACTTCATGCTGATTCTGGGCGGCAACCCTCTGGCCTCCAACGGCAGCATCATGACCGTGCCCGATGTGGAGAAGCGCCTCAAGGCGATCCAGGCCCGAGGCGGCAAGGTGGTGGTAGTGGACCCTCGACGCAGCGAGACGGCGGCGATTGCCGATCAGCATCTGTTCGTGCGCCCCGGTGGCGATGCGGCCCTGTTGTTCGGGCTGCTTAACACGCTGTTTGCAGAGGGCCTGACCCGCGCGAGCCATTTGCCGGTTGAAGGTTTGGACGACGTGCGCCAGGCGATTGCCGGGTTTACCGCCGAGGCCATGAGCCCTCAGTGCGCAGTACCTGCCGAGCAGATCCGCCAATTGGCCCGGGATTTCGCCGCAGCGGATAAAGCGGTGTGCTACGGGCGTATGGGCGTGTCCACGCAGGCGTTCGGCACGTTGTGCCATTGGCTGGTGCAGTTGATCAACCTGGTGACCGGCAACCTGGACCGCGTGGGCGGCGCCTTGTGCACCACGCCCGCGGTGGACCTGGTGGCCTCGACCGGCGGCGGACATTTCAATCGCTGGCAGAGCCGCGTATCCGGACGCCCCGAGTACGGGGGAGAGCTGCCGGTGTCTGCCTTGGCCGAAGAGATGCTCACCGAAGGCGAAGGGCAAATTCGCGCTTTGGTGACGGTGGCCGGCAACCCGGTATTGTCGACGCCCAACGGTCGTCAGCTGGAGCAGGCGCTGGATGGGCTGGAGTTCATGGTCAGCGTTGACCTTTACATCAACGAGACCACGCGCTATGCCGACTTGATCCTGCCGTCCACTTCGGCGCTGGAGAATGATCACTACGACACCACCTTCAACATGTTCGCGGTACGCAACGTCACGCGGTTCAATCGCGCGATCCTGCCCAAGCCTGAAGGTGCGCTGCACGATTGGGAAATTTTCGTCGGCTTGGCCAAGGCATTTGCGGCGCACACCGGTGTGGCGCTCAAACCAACGATGCCACCTGCGCAGATGATCGACTTCGGATTGCGCGCCGGGACTTACGGTGACGCATCCCCGCACAAGCTGTCGGTGGCGATGCTGGCCGATCATCCCCATGGCGTGGACCTGGGGCCGCTCACGCCAAACCTGGCCGCCCGGCTGAAAACCGTCGACGGCAAGGTGCAGGCGGCGCCGTCGGTGATCATGGCGGACCTCGCGCGGTTTGCCGCGCAACCGCTGCCCGTGGCGAACGAACTGCTGCTGATTGGTCGTCGCCACGTGCGCAGCAACAATTCCTGGATGCATAACTATCACCGGTTGGTGAAGGGCAAGCCACGCCATCAATTGCTGATGCACCCCGATGACCTGGCCGATCGCCAACTGAGCGACGGCCAGCGGGTGCGTGTCAGTTCGCGCATCGGCATGGTCGAAGTCGAGGTAGTGGCCAGCCTGGACATGATGCCTGGCGTGGTCAGCCTGCCTCACGGCTGGGGCCATGGGCGCCCGGGCGTGCAGATGAGCATTGCCAGTAGCCAGCCGGGGGCAAGTGCGAATGATTTGACCGATGAGCGGCAATTGGACGAGCTCTCGGGTAATGCAGCGCTCAATGGCGTACCGGTGAAAGTTGCAGCGGCTTGA
- the grxD gene encoding Grx4 family monothiol glutaredoxin, protein MDIIETIKEQIANNTILLYMKGAPNAPQCGFSAKASQAIMACGEKFAYVDILQNPEIRANLPKYANWPTFPQLWVAGELVGGSDIITEMAADGSLQALVKDAAAKAAAKTEA, encoded by the coding sequence ATGGATATCATCGAAACGATCAAAGAGCAGATTGCCAACAACACCATTCTGCTTTACATGAAAGGCGCTCCGAACGCTCCTCAGTGCGGTTTCTCCGCGAAAGCGTCCCAGGCCATCATGGCGTGTGGCGAGAAGTTCGCTTACGTGGATATCCTGCAAAACCCGGAAATCCGCGCCAACCTGCCTAAATACGCCAACTGGCCGACTTTCCCGCAATTGTGGGTAGCCGGTGAACTGGTTGGCGGCAGCGACATCATCACTGAAATGGCAGCTGATGGTTCGTTGCAGGCGCTGGTCAAAGACGCAGCGGCAAAAGCGGCAGCCAAGACCGAAGCGTGA
- the bfr gene encoding bacterioferritin, with protein MKGDISVIQQLNKILANELVAINQYFLHARMYDDWGLEKLGKREYKESIKAMKDADALIKRILFLEGLPNVQDLGKLNIGEHTQEMIGSDLGFERKSHSDLKAAIAHCETTGDYGSRELLEDILEDQEEHIDWLETQLGLIDKVSLENYLQSQMGE; from the coding sequence ATGAAAGGCGACATCTCAGTCATCCAGCAACTCAACAAAATCCTTGCCAATGAACTGGTCGCGATCAATCAGTACTTTCTGCATGCGCGCATGTATGACGATTGGGGCCTGGAAAAGCTGGGCAAACGCGAATACAAGGAATCGATCAAGGCCATGAAGGACGCCGATGCGCTGATCAAACGCATCCTGTTCCTGGAAGGCCTGCCGAACGTGCAGGACCTGGGCAAGCTCAATATCGGCGAGCACACCCAGGAAATGATCGGCAGCGACCTGGGCTTTGAACGCAAGAGCCACAGCGACCTCAAGGCCGCCATCGCCCACTGCGAAACCACTGGCGACTACGGCAGCCGCGAACTGCTGGAAGATATCCTGGAAGACCAGGAAGAACACATCGACTGGTTGGAAACCCAACTGGGCCTGATCGACAAGGTCAGCCTGGAGAACTACCTGCAATCGCAGATGGGCGAATAA
- a CDS encoding bacterioferritin-associated ferredoxin, with product MYVCLCTGVTDGQIREAIYEGCCSYKEVRETTGVASQCGKCACLAKQVVRETLTQLQTAQSGLPYSAEFTHA from the coding sequence ATGTATGTGTGCCTCTGTACTGGCGTCACCGACGGACAAATCCGCGAAGCAATCTATGAAGGTTGCTGCAGCTACAAGGAAGTGCGCGAAACCACCGGCGTTGCCAGCCAGTGCGGTAAATGCGCCTGCCTCGCCAAGCAAGTGGTACGGGAAACCCTCACGCAGTTGCAGACAGCCCAGTCAGGGCTGCCCTATTCGGCAGAATTTACACACGCTTAA
- a CDS encoding peroxiredoxin, with protein sequence MSVLVGKQAPDFDVPAVLGNGEIVDSFKLSEAIKGKYGLVFFYPLDFTFVCPSELIALDHRMDDFEARNVEVVAVSIDSHFTHNAWRNTAINDGGIGKVKYTMAADMKHDIAKAYDVESEGGVAFRGAFLIDDKGVVRSQIINDLPLGRNMEELIRLVDALQFHEEHGEVCPANWKKGDKGMTASTEGVAAYLTENAGKL encoded by the coding sequence ATGAGCGTACTCGTCGGCAAACAAGCCCCGGATTTCGACGTACCCGCCGTCCTCGGCAATGGCGAAATCGTAGACAGCTTCAAACTGTCTGAAGCCATCAAAGGCAAATACGGCCTGGTGTTCTTCTACCCGCTGGACTTCACCTTCGTCTGCCCATCCGAGCTGATCGCTCTGGATCACCGCATGGACGATTTCGAGGCGCGCAATGTTGAAGTGGTCGCCGTTTCCATCGACTCCCACTTCACCCACAACGCCTGGCGCAACACCGCCATCAACGATGGCGGCATCGGCAAAGTCAAATACACCATGGCTGCCGATATGAAGCACGATATCGCCAAGGCCTATGACGTTGAGTCCGAAGGCGGCGTGGCTTTCCGTGGCGCGTTCCTGATCGACGACAAGGGCGTTGTACGCTCGCAGATCATCAACGACCTGCCGTTGGGCCGTAACATGGAAGAGCTGATTCGTCTGGTCGACGCTCTGCAATTCCACGAAGAGCACGGCGAAGTCTGCCCTGCCAACTGGAAAAAAGGCGACAAAGGCATGACCGCTTCCACCGAAGGTGTTGCGGCTTACCTGACCGAGAACGCTGGCAAGCTGTAA
- the rnt gene encoding ribonuclease T, protein MSEDHYDDEQEHGGGGGSRHPMAERFRGYLPVVIDVETGGFNCATDALLEIAATTIGMDEQGFVYPEHTHFFRVEPFEGANIEAAALEFTGIKLDHPLRMAVSEEAALTDIFRGVRKALKANGCKRAILVGHNSSFDLGFLNAAVARLDMKRNPFHPFSSFDTATLAGLAYGQTVLAKACQAAGIDFDGREAHSARYDTEKTAELFCGIVNRWKQMGGWEDFND, encoded by the coding sequence GTGAGTGAAGACCATTACGATGACGAACAGGAACATGGCGGTGGCGGCGGTTCGCGCCATCCGATGGCCGAGCGTTTCCGCGGCTACCTGCCTGTGGTTATCGACGTAGAAACCGGCGGCTTCAACTGCGCCACCGATGCCTTGCTGGAAATTGCCGCGACGACTATCGGCATGGACGAGCAGGGCTTCGTGTACCCGGAACACACCCACTTCTTCCGCGTCGAGCCGTTTGAAGGCGCCAACATCGAAGCGGCGGCCCTGGAGTTCACCGGGATCAAGCTCGATCACCCATTGCGCATGGCGGTGAGTGAAGAAGCGGCGCTCACCGACATTTTCCGCGGCGTACGCAAGGCGCTGAAGGCCAATGGTTGCAAACGCGCGATCCTGGTAGGGCACAACAGCAGCTTCGACCTGGGTTTCCTGAACGCCGCCGTGGCGCGCCTGGACATGAAACGCAACCCGTTCCATCCCTTCTCCAGCTTCGACACCGCCACCCTCGCCGGCCTCGCCTACGGTCAGACCGTACTGGCAAAAGCCTGCCAGGCCGCCGGTATCGACTTCGACGGTCGCGAGGCTCACTCGGCCCGCTACGACACCGAGAAGACCGCCGAGCTGTTCTGCGGCATCGTCAACCGCTGGAAGCAGATGGGCGGCTGGGAAGACTTCAACGACTGA